In the Mastomys coucha isolate ucsf_1 unplaced genomic scaffold, UCSF_Mcou_1 pScaffold18, whole genome shotgun sequence genome, one interval contains:
- the CUNH1orf50 gene encoding uncharacterized protein C1orf50 homolog: MADPGVPSRYESGTGNLGVKEAADPGGALVELTPTPGGLALVSPYHTHRVGDPLDLVALAEQVQKADEFIRANATNKLTVIAEQIQHLQEQARKVLEDARRDADLHHVACNMVKKPGNIYYLYQRESGQQYFSIISPEEWGAGCPHDFLGAYKLQHDMSWTPYEDMEKQDAKIGMMDKLLSQPVALPPCTEPTFQGLPH; the protein is encoded by the exons ATGGCGGACCCGGGGGTTCCCAGCCGGTACGAAAGTGGCACGGGAAATCTGGGGGTGAAGGAGGCGGCGGATCCTGGAG GAGCCCTGGTGGAGCTCACCCCAACACCCGGCGGCCTGGCTCTGGTGAGCCCCTACCACACCCACCGGGTCGGGGACCCCTTAGACCTCGTGGCGCTCGCCGAGCAGGTGCAGAAG GCTGATGAATTTATCCGAGCGAATGCTACTAACAAGCTGACAGTCATTGCTGAACAAATCCAGCATTTGCAAGAACAAGCTAGGAAG GTGCTGGAGGATGCTCGAAGAGATGCTGACTTGCACCATGTGGCTTGTAATATGGTGAAAAAACCTGGCAACATTTACTATCTTTACCAGAGGGAAAGTGGCCAGCAGTACTTTTCCATTATTTCTCCAGAG GAATGGGGAGCAGGCTGTCCCCATGACTTCCTTGGTGCCTACAAGCTGCAACATGACATGTCGTGGACTCCATATGAAGACATGGAGAAGCAAGATGCTAAAATCGGCATGATGGACAAGCTGCTGAGCCAGCCCGTGGCCTTGCCCCCATGCACTGAACCCACCTTCCAGGGACTGCCTCACTGA
- the P3h1 gene encoding prolyl 3-hydroxylase 1 yields MAVSLRRLLAAMLAVAAAVALRAAAESEPGWDVAAPDLLYAEGTAAYARGDWPGVVLNMERALRSRAALRALRLRCRTRCATELPWAPDLDLGPAPSLSQDPGAAALHDLRFFGAVLRRAACLRRCLGPPSAHLLSEELDLEFNKRSPYNYLQVAYFKINKLEKAVAAAHTFFVGNPEHMEMRQNLDYYLAVAAAVALRAAAESEPGWDVAAPDLLYGPCVPSACAAAHAVPRNCRGRRTSISINKLEKAVAPAHTFFVGNPEHMEMRQNLDCYQTMSGVKEEDFKDLEAKPHMLTGWASLTCSSLNCLYFITVSFSLPSAAWILVGDPGKRCDPERDSVSRLWNAQEYHHRSLLEKELLFFAYDIFGIPFVDPDSWTPEEVIPKRLQEKQKSERETAVRISQEIGNLMKEIETLVEEKTKESLDVSRLTREGGPLLYEGISLTMNSKVLNGSQRVVMDGVISDDECQELQRLTNAAATSGDGYRGQTSPHTPNEKFYGVTVLKALKLGQEGKVPLQSARMYYNVTEKVRRVMESYFRLDTPLYFSYSHLVCRTAIEESQAERKDSSHPVHVDNCILNAESLVCIKEPPAYTFRDYSAILYLNGDFDGGNFYFTELDAKTVTAEVQPQCGRAVGFSSGTENPHGVKAVTRGQRCAIALWFTLDPRHSERDRVQADDLVKMLFSPEEVDLPQEQPLPGQQDSPKPGEESLSDRESRHKDEL; encoded by the exons ATGGCGGTGAGCCTAAGGAGGCTGCTGGCCGCGATGCTAGCGGTCGCCGCAGCCGTCGCCTTGCGGGCTGCCGCGGAGTCTGAGCCGGGATGGGACGTGGCAGCCCCTGACCTGCTTTACGCAGAGGGGACCGCGGCCTACGCGCGCGGGGATTGGCCCGGGGTGGTCCTGAACATGGAGCGGGCGCTGCGCTCACGGGCGGCCCTGCGTGCCCTCCGCCTGCGCTGCCGCACACGCTGTGCCACCGAACTGCCGTGGGCGCCAGACCTCGATCTCGGTCCGGCCCCCAGCCTGAGCCAGGACCCGGGCGCCGCCGCCCTGCACGACCTGCGCTTCTTCGGAGCCGTGCTGCGCCGTGCCGCCTGCCTGCGCCGCTGCCTCGGGCCGCCCTCTGCCCACTTGCTGAGTGAAGAACTGGACCTGGAATTCAACAAGCGGAGCCCGTACAACTACCTGCAGGTCGCCTATTTCAAG ATAAACAAATTGGAGAAAGCTGTGGCCGCAGCACACACCTTCTTTGTGGGCAATCCTGAACACATGGAGATGCGGCAGAACCTCGACTATTAC CTAGCGGTCGCCGCAGCCGTCGCCTTGCGGGCTGCGGCGGAGTCTGAGCCGGGATGGGACGTGGCAGCCCCTGACCTGCTTTACGGGCCCTGCGTGCCCTCCGCCTGCGCTGCTGCACACGCTGTGCCACGGAACTGCCGTGGGCGCCGGACTTCGATCTCG ATAAACAAACTGGAGAAAGCTGTGGCCCCAGCACACACCTTCTTTGTGGGCAATCCTGAACACATGGAGATGCGGCAGAACCTCGACTGTTACCAAACCATGTCTGGGGTGAAGGAGGAAGACTTCAAGGATCTTGAGGCCAAGCCTCATATG CTGACAGGGTGGGCTTCTTTAACATGTTCCTCTTTGAACTGCCTCTACTTTATTactgtctccttttctcttccttctgctgcTTGGATCCTAGTAGGGGACCCAGGGAAAAGATGTGACCCCGAAAGGGACTCAGTTTCCCGGCTCTGG AATGCCCAGGAATACCACCACCGAAGCCTGCTGGAGAAAGAACTGCTTTTCTTCGCATATGACATTTTCGGAATTCCCTTTGTGGATCCG GACTCATGGACTCCAGAAGAAGTGATTCCCAAGAGACTGCAGGAGAAACAGAA GTCAGAACGTGAAACTGCAGTCCGCATCTCCCAGGAGATTGGCAACCTTATGAAGGAAATTGAGACCCTCGTGGAGGAGAAAACCAAGGAGTCCTTGGATGTGAGCAGACTGACGCGGGAAG GTGGTCCCTTGCTGTATGAAGGCATCAGTCTCACCATGAACTCCAAAGTCTTGAATGGCTCCCAGCGGGTGGTGATGGATGGTGTGATCTCTGATGATGAGTGCCAGGAGCTGCAGAGACTGACCAAC GCAGCAGCAACTTCAGGAGATGGCTACCGAGGTCAGACCTCCCCACACACCCCAAATGAAAAGTTCTACGGTGTCACCGTCCTCAAAGCTCTCAAG CTCGGGCAGGAAGGGAAAGTTCCGCTGCAGAGCGCCCGCATGTACTACAACGTGACTGAGAAGGTGCGGCGCGTCATGGAGTCCTACTTCCGCCTGGACACGCCCCTCTACTTCTCCTATTCACACCTAGTGTGCCGCACTGCAATAGAAG AGTCCCAGGCTGAGAGGAAGGACAGTAGCCACCCCGTCCACGTGGATAACTGCATCCTGAATGCCGAATCCCTCGTGTGTATCAAGGAGCCCCCAGCCTACACATTCCGGGACTACAG CGCCATCCTTTACCTCAATGGGGACTTCGATGGAGGAAACTTTTACTTCACTGAACTAGATGCCAAGACTGTGACA GCAGAGGTGCAGCCCCAGTGTGGAAGGGCTGTGGGATTCTCTTCTGGCACGGAGAACCCACATGGAGTGAAGGCTGTCACCAGGGGGCAGCGCTGTGCCATCGCCCTGTGGTTCACGCTGGATCCTCGGCACAGTGAGAGA GACAGGGTGCAGGCAGATGACCTGGTGAAGATGCTGTTCAGCCCAGAAGAGGTGGACCTCCCCCAGGAACAGCCCCTGCCTGGCCAACAGGACTCGCCAAAGCCTGGAGAAGAGTCTCTGTCAGACAGAGAGTCACGGCACAAGGATGAGCTATGA